In Longimicrobium sp., the following proteins share a genomic window:
- a CDS encoding HD domain-containing phosphohydrolase, producing the protein MRKDEAGRGVAWGGLAGIAVVAAAWVADSFRRSRRERVTHRILVDVLLNALTADDAITARHSRRVADLSFALAQRYGMKRRELATLRVGALLHDMGKIDDRFFHIVHSRDPLSEDERTEMEFHPHLSARILEPLEPIHPGIAEVVASHHECWDGSGYPRGCGGEEIHLGARIIAIADAFDAMTQPRAYKDGMPVDEAFERLKKGAGRQFDPSLVELVHCHPVLDQWCEIASNGQIDEKREQEEALNAPPPTPENPPELDSGPPV; encoded by the coding sequence ATGAGGAAGGATGAAGCGGGGCGCGGCGTCGCGTGGGGAGGGCTCGCCGGGATCGCGGTGGTTGCGGCGGCGTGGGTGGCGGATTCCTTTCGCCGGTCGCGGCGCGAGAGGGTCACGCACCGCATCCTGGTGGACGTACTCCTCAACGCCCTTACGGCCGATGACGCCATCACCGCGCGCCACAGCCGCCGCGTCGCGGACCTGAGCTTCGCCCTGGCGCAGCGGTACGGGATGAAGCGCCGCGAGCTGGCGACGCTCCGCGTGGGCGCGCTGCTGCACGACATGGGGAAGATCGACGACCGCTTCTTCCACATCGTCCACTCGCGCGACCCGCTCAGCGAGGACGAGCGTACGGAGATGGAGTTCCATCCGCACCTGAGCGCCCGCATCCTGGAGCCGCTGGAGCCGATCCACCCCGGCATCGCGGAGGTCGTCGCATCGCACCACGAGTGCTGGGACGGCAGCGGCTACCCCCGCGGCTGCGGTGGCGAAGAGATCCACCTCGGCGCGCGCATCATCGCCATCGCGGACGCGTTCGACGCGATGACGCAGCCGCGCGCGTACAAGGATGGGATGCCGGTGGACGAGGCGTTCGAGCGGCTGAAGAAGGGCGCCGGACGCCAGTTCGATCCGAGCCTCGTGGAGCTGGTGCACTGCCATCCCGTCCTCGACCAGTGGTGCGAGATCGCGTCCAACGGCCAGATCGACGAAAAGCGGGAGCAGGAGGAGGCGCTCAACGCCCCGCCTCCCACCCCCGAGAACCCGCCCGAGCTCGACAGCGGCCCTCCGGTCTGA
- a CDS encoding TMEM175 family protein: protein MESGRLEAFSDGVLAIIITIMVLEFKAPHSPELAALRPLAPVALSYLLSFVYVGIYWNNHHHMLYATHRIDGQVLWANLHLLFWLSLVPFVTGWMGENHFAPVPTAAYGVVLLMAAVAYTILQRIIVATQPAESILRDVLSHDVKGMLSLLIYVAAIPVALMRPWMAGVMYSVVALIWVAPDRRIERALMAEGRPTRG, encoded by the coding sequence ATGGAATCGGGACGTCTGGAAGCGTTCAGCGACGGCGTGCTCGCGATCATCATCACCATCATGGTGCTGGAGTTCAAAGCGCCGCATAGCCCGGAGCTGGCGGCGCTCCGCCCCCTCGCGCCGGTGGCGCTGAGCTACCTGCTGAGCTTCGTGTACGTCGGCATCTACTGGAACAACCATCACCATATGCTCTACGCCACCCACCGGATCGACGGCCAGGTCCTGTGGGCGAACCTGCACCTGCTCTTCTGGCTGTCGCTGGTGCCGTTCGTGACCGGGTGGATGGGCGAGAACCACTTCGCGCCCGTGCCCACCGCGGCGTACGGCGTGGTGCTCCTGATGGCGGCGGTCGCGTACACGATCCTGCAGCGGATCATCGTCGCGACGCAGCCCGCCGAGTCGATTCTCAGGGACGTTCTGAGCCACGACGTCAAGGGGATGCTGTCGCTGCTCATCTACGTCGCCGCGATTCCCGTCGCGCTTATGCGCCCGTGGATGGCGGGGGTGATGTACTCCGTGGTGGCGCTGATCTGGGTGGCGCCGGACCGCCGCATCGAACGGGCGCTCATGGCGGAGGGCCGCCCCACGCGCGGATGA
- a CDS encoding cytochrome P450, with the protein MSSAEAPHPPGPRGGAPVRSILALRRDVLGMLERMHRRYGDVVRWRVGAIPFYLVADPEGVRDVLVTRHRLFIKSRALQRARVLLGNGLLTSEGDFHLRQRRLAQPAFHRERIAALAGEIAALSARTAEGWTAGATVDVGREMNRMTLAIAGRTLFGAAVEEEADEIGRALTDALGLFTPLSNPLAPLLDRLPVPGTLRFHRARERLDSTILRIVEERRRSGVDRPDLLGLLLAARDEEGDGGGMTDEQLRDETLTLFLAGHETTANALSWTWHLLGANPEAEARFHAEIDSVLGGRTPGAEDAAALPYTRGVFAESMRLFPPAYLIGREPKEDFELGGFRIRRGSVVLVSPWLAQRDPRFWDAPLEFRPERWTPEAEAALPRFAYFPFGGGPRKCIGEGFAWMEGILALATLGQRWRLRPVPGVGPRPEPLITLRAKGLRMRLEPRGALRESGS; encoded by the coding sequence GTGAGCTCCGCGGAAGCCCCGCACCCGCCCGGCCCGCGGGGAGGCGCGCCCGTACGCTCCATCCTCGCGCTGCGGCGCGACGTGCTGGGGATGCTGGAGCGGATGCACCGCCGCTACGGCGACGTGGTACGCTGGCGCGTCGGCGCGATCCCCTTCTATCTCGTCGCGGACCCCGAGGGTGTGCGCGACGTGCTGGTGACGAGGCACCGGCTCTTCATCAAGAGCCGGGCGCTTCAGCGTGCCCGCGTGCTGCTGGGCAACGGGCTGCTGACCAGCGAGGGCGACTTCCACCTGCGGCAGAGGCGGCTGGCGCAGCCTGCCTTTCACCGCGAGCGGATCGCGGCGCTGGCGGGGGAGATCGCCGCCCTTTCCGCGCGGACGGCGGAGGGGTGGACGGCCGGCGCCACGGTGGACGTCGGCCGCGAGATGAACCGGATGACGCTCGCCATCGCCGGGCGCACGCTGTTCGGGGCGGCGGTGGAGGAGGAAGCGGACGAGATCGGCCGGGCGCTGACCGATGCGCTCGGCCTCTTCACGCCCCTGAGCAACCCGCTGGCCCCGCTCCTGGACCGGCTCCCCGTCCCCGGCACGCTCCGCTTCCACCGCGCGCGCGAGCGGCTGGACTCCACCATCCTGCGCATCGTGGAGGAGCGGCGGAGGAGCGGGGTGGACCGGCCGGACCTTCTGGGGCTGCTGCTCGCCGCGCGCGACGAGGAGGGGGACGGCGGCGGGATGACCGACGAGCAGCTTCGCGACGAGACGCTGACGCTATTCCTGGCCGGGCACGAGACGACGGCCAACGCGCTGTCCTGGACGTGGCACCTGCTGGGCGCCAATCCGGAGGCCGAGGCGCGCTTCCACGCCGAGATCGACTCGGTGCTCGGCGGCCGCACGCCCGGCGCGGAGGACGCAGCCGCGCTCCCGTACACGCGCGGGGTGTTCGCGGAGTCGATGCGGCTCTTTCCGCCGGCGTACCTGATCGGGCGGGAGCCGAAGGAAGACTTCGAGCTCGGCGGGTTCCGCATCCGGCGGGGGTCGGTGGTGCTGGTCAGCCCGTGGCTCGCGCAACGCGACCCGCGCTTCTGGGATGCGCCGCTGGAGTTCCGGCCGGAGCGGTGGACGCCCGAGGCGGAGGCGGCGCTTCCACGGTTCGCGTACTTCCCGTTCGGCGGGGGGCCGCGGAAGTGCATCGGCGAAGGGTTCGCGTGGATGGAAGGGATCCTTGCCCTGGCGACGCTGGGTCAGCGGTGGAGGCTGCGGCCGGTGCCGGGCGTGGGGCCCAGGCCGGAGCCGCTGATCACGCTGCGCGCGAAGGGGTTGAGGATGAGGCTGGAGCCGCGGGGTGCGTTGCGCGAGTCGGGATCGTAA
- the lepB gene encoding signal peptidase I, giving the protein MASPNTRSAAGVAKRRTPAKASAKNETLEWVKSVGIAVVLFLFIRTFLVQAYSIPSESMERTLLVGDYLMANNAIFGAHLPLVDVALPAIRDPRPGEIVVFRPTYNNPIIDVVKRVIGTPGDTIQMKDKVMFRNGKRLNEPYAIYEQAPDEPLEVQEPEAPTWHRRALAPGADPRSYQPTRNNWGPLVVPPGHYFLMGDNRDHSLDSRFKGFIPREVIRGKPMFLYYSYDKTSPDALPFVTEVRWGRIGNLIRTASGN; this is encoded by the coding sequence GTGGCTTCCCCCAACACCCGGAGCGCCGCGGGAGTGGCCAAGCGCCGCACCCCCGCCAAGGCCTCCGCCAAGAACGAGACGCTGGAGTGGGTCAAGTCGGTCGGCATCGCCGTCGTCCTGTTCCTCTTCATCCGCACCTTCCTGGTGCAGGCGTACTCCATTCCGTCCGAGAGCATGGAGCGCACGCTCCTGGTGGGCGACTACCTGATGGCCAACAACGCCATCTTCGGCGCGCACCTTCCCCTGGTGGACGTGGCGCTCCCCGCCATCCGCGACCCGCGGCCGGGGGAGATCGTGGTCTTCCGCCCGACGTACAACAACCCCATCATCGACGTGGTGAAGCGGGTGATCGGCACGCCGGGCGACACGATCCAGATGAAGGACAAGGTGATGTTCCGCAACGGCAAGCGGTTGAACGAGCCGTACGCCATCTACGAGCAGGCGCCCGACGAGCCGCTCGAGGTGCAGGAGCCGGAGGCGCCCACCTGGCACCGGCGGGCGCTGGCACCCGGCGCCGACCCGCGCAGCTACCAGCCGACGCGCAACAACTGGGGGCCGCTGGTGGTCCCACCCGGGCACTACTTCCTGATGGGCGACAACCGCGACCACTCGCTGGACTCGCGCTTCAAAGGCTTCATTCCGCGCGAGGTGATCCGCGGGAAGCCGATGTTCCTGTACTACTCGTACGACAAGACTTCGCCGGACGCGCTGCCGTTCGTGACGGAGGTGCGCTGGGGACGGATCGGGAACCTGATCCGCACCGCCAGCGGCAACTAG